The Primulina eburnea isolate SZY01 chromosome 13, ASM2296580v1, whole genome shotgun sequence genome includes a region encoding these proteins:
- the LOC140810711 gene encoding pumilio domain-containing protein C6G9.14-like yields the protein MSTENLFNSLQYFPDLTMQESRHQPPSPAVSTTGNRHLHPEIEPFYPREYWSRSSALRESVGAGLVPSGNMPENHLPPSRTTGPAARNHPLQPDVFYPDYYRRQNLAPSDNGAIYSQPVPARNNLLRQPRRDPFFPGGESFRGPPLTDCGRVSPSFPVEFSLEAEFARLKFLEGREQPGLSEPLSVYGRAAHEGLNSSSLNWLRGNEIPPPLSLGDLQALRASAAAEGFKLPQVYPDFEDRFLIPDSYWVNRDSNRIKNILGGVNSYNRGMNINGYKPRNGFNFSKHVPISITGVNSSSLASSIPSPRNGYGHGSTQSVTCSSVEDLKGGVFLEAMDQHGCRLLRQKLDEGRPEDVLMIFSELKDRIHTLMCDRFGNSVIQKLFEVCDEEQVSQLVSLMTADEELLIAVCLDPEGSQSMQKFVQCLVAPELVSHMLSIFEHITIRLVNNHIGSGVIQHCISIFPAEETEKILNVIADNCFQIATNRSGCCLLQVFITKDSPLESQLHILAEIVSNIHELSKNQFGNYVVQHVIGLEIPNVIKGMVAGLRGNFVSLSMDKYGSNVVERLMKVSQEIYAPQIINEITSSPSFLNVVLDPYGNYVVQSAKRYATGATRKTLNNLILQHFDDLHNHLYGKNVLLNKVKTRHSI from the exons CAGGGCTTGTTCCCTCCGGGAACATGCCGGAGAACCATCTTCCGCCGTCTCGCACCACTGGCCCAGCCGCAAGAAACCACCCTCTTCAGCCGGATGTTTTCTACCCCGATTACTACAGGCGTCAGAATCTTGCACCGAGTGATAACGGTGCCATCTATTCACAGCCTGTTCCTGCAAGAAACAACCTCCTTCGACAGCCCAGACGGGATCCTTTCTTCCCCGGCGGCGAAAGCTTTCGGGGTCCCCCTTTGACTGATTGTGGTCGTGTAAGCCCTAGTTTTCCTGTCGAATTTTCCCTGGAAGCCGAATTCGCCCGACTCAAATTCTTGGAGGGTCGTGAACAACCAGGTTTATCGGAGCCACTGTCCGTTTATGGCCGGGCCGCCCACGAAGGTCTAAACAGTTCGTCACTTAATTGGCTTCGTGGGAATGAAATACCACCACCGTTATCCTTAGGAGATCTGCAGGCACTGCGGGCTTCTGCTGCTGCAGAGGGGTTCAAGCTACCCCAAGTCTATCCGGATTTCGAAGATCGTTTTCTGATTCCCGATTCATATTGGGTAAATAGAGATTCCAATAGAATTAAGAATATTTTGGGAGGTGTTAATTCATATAATCGAGGGATGAATATCAACGGCTATAAACCTCGAAACGGGTTCAACTTTTCGAAGCACGTGCCAATTTCCATAACCGGGGTTAACTCGAGTAGCTTGGCATCATCGATCCCCTCTCCTCGCAATGGTTATGGCCATGGTTCCACCCAAAGTGTTACTTGTTCTTCTGTGGAAGATTTGAAGGGCGGAGTGTTTTTGGAAGCAATGGATCAACACGGTTGCCGATTAttgcgccaaaaacttgatgaaGGGAGACCGGAGGACGTCCTGATGATCTTTTCTGAGCTGAAAGATCGCATACATACATTGATGTGTGATCGGTTCGGTAACAGTGTGATTCAAAAGCTCTTTGAAGTCTGCGATGAAGAGCAGGTGTCACAGTTGGTTTCTTTGATGACTGCGGATGAAGAGTTACTCATTGCTGTCTGCCTCGACCCTGAAGG ATCTCAATCTATGCAGAAGTTTGTCCAGTGTCTCGTGGCACCAGAGCTTGTATCCCATATGCTATCCATCTTCGAACACATCACCATTCGGCTCGTGAACAACCATATCGGTTCTGGGGTTATTCAGCATTGCATAAGTATCTTCCCTGCTGAAGAAACTGAG AAAATACTCAATGTGATAGCTGATAATTGTTTCCAAATTGCGACCAACCGAAGCGGATGCTGCCTCCTGCAAGTCTTCATAACAAAAGACAGTCCACTGGAAAGCCAACTGCATATTCTCGCAGAAATAGTATCAAATATACATGAACTGTCTAAAAATCAATTTGG GAATTATGTAGTGCAGCATGTCATAGGACTCGAGATTCCAAATGTGATCAAAGGTATGGTAGCTGGACTGAGAGGGAATTTCGTTTCCCTCTCGATGGACAAGTATGGAAGCAATGTAGTGGAGAGATTGATGAAAGTATCTCAAGAAATATATGCGCCTCAAATCATCAACGAGATCACTAGCAGCCCCAGTTTCTTGAATGTCGTGCTGGATCCTTATGGCAACTATGTTGTACAATCTGCCAAGAGATACGCCACG GGAGCCACTCGCAAGACTTTGAATAATCTGATTTTGCAACACTTCGATGACTTGCATAACCATCTCTATGGAAAAAATGTTCTGCTAAACAAGGTGAAAACAAGGCATTCCATCTGA
- the LOC140809116 gene encoding uncharacterized protein has protein sequence MDRKQGFFSALKEEVVRGLSPARSRSKSPSRSASPISGFLRRKKVSTSNSDPWISRSCSLRPVGETLTPLMEGPLAEEGEVGESKRVGSGLGQWVRGQLTRTPSMAVNENGYGSKRSDLRLLLGVMGAPLAPVHVSTSDPFPLLSIKDTPIETSSAQYILQQYTAASGGLKVQNSIKNAYAMGKLKMVASEFETATKVVKNRNAARAAESGGFVLWQMNPDMWYVELAVGGSKVHAGCNGKLVWRHTPWLGAHTAKGPVRPLRRALQGLDPGTTASMFADAICIGEKNINGEDCFILKLSADPLTLRARSEGPAEIIRHVLFGYFSQKTGLLVHMEDSHLTRIQSNGGDVVYWETTINSFLDDYRPVEGIMIAHSGRSVVTLFRFGELAMSHTKTRMEEAWTIEEVAFNVPGLSVDCFIPPADLRSGSINEDCELPQEERGKSTINLASHRAKVAALENARDSSVDNLVWKLEI, from the exons ATGGACAGGAAACAAGGGTTTTTCTCGGCGTTGAAGGAGGAGGTCGTACGCGGGTTGTCTCCGGCGAGGTCTCGCTCGAAGAGCCCTTCCAGGAGCGCGTCACCGATTTCCGGTTTTCTCCGGAGAAAGAAGGTGAGTACGAGCAACTCTGATCCGTGGATTTCGAGATCGTGTAGCCTGAGGCCGGTCGGAGAGACGCTGACTCCATTGATGGAGGGCCCGCTTGCGGAGGAAGGGGAAGTCGGGGAGTCGAAGAGGGTTGGGTCGGGTCTCGGGCAATGGGTCCGCGGGCAGCTGACTCGGACCCCGTCAATGGCCGTGAATGAGAATGGGTATGGGAGCAAAAGGTCCGATCTAAGGCTTCTGCTTGGAGTGATGGGGGCACCACTCGCGCCGGTGCACGTTAGCACCAGTGACCCTTTTCCTCTTCTCAGTATTAAGGACACTCCCATT GAAACGTCATCTGCTCAATACATTTTACAACAGTATACTGCTGCATCTGGGGGGCTAAAAGTGCAGAATTCCATCAAGAATGCGTATGCCATGGGAAAACTGAAGATGGTAGCTTCAGAATTTGAAACCGCTACAAAGGTAGTGAAGAACAGAAATGCTGCAAGAGCTGCCGAGTCTGGTGGTTTTGTCCTGTGGCAGATGAATCCAGACATGTGGTATGTAGAGCTTGCGGTTGGGGGAAGTAAAGTTCACGCCGGCTGCAATGGGAAGCTAGTGTGGAGGCATACACCATGGCTTGGTGCACACACAGCCAAGGGTCCAGTTCGGCCCTTGCGACGCGCTCTTCAG GGTCTCGATCCAGGAACTACTGCAAGTATGTTTGCCGATGCCATTTGCATTGGGGAGAAGAACATCAACGGGGAAGATTGTTTCATTCTAAAGCTTTCTGCTGATCCTCTGACATTGAGGGCGAGGAGTGAAGGGCCTGCAGAAATCATACGGCATGTCCTATTTGGATACTTCAGCCAAAAGACGGGGCTTCTTGTTCACATGGAGGATTCACATCTCACACGAATCCAATCTAATGGAGGTGATGTTGTATACTGGGAGACAACCATTAATTCATTTCTAGATGATTATCGACCTGTTGAAGGGATCATGATAGCTCATTCTGGACGCTCTGTTGTTACCCTTTTTCGATTTGGAGAGCTGGCAATGAGCCATACAAAAACCAGGATGGAAGAAGCATGGACAATTGAAGAGGTTGCCTTTAACGTTCCGGGTCTGTCAGTAGACTGTTTCATTCCTCCAGCTGATTTGAGATCAGGTTCTATTAATGAAGATTGTGAACTGCCTCAAGAAGAAAGGGGTAAGTCGACTATCAACCTCGCATCACACAGAGCAAAAGTTGCTGCCCTGGAGAATGCTCGAGATAGCAGTGTGGATAACTTAGTCTGGAAATTGGAAATCTGA
- the LOC140809434 gene encoding probable protein phosphatase 2C 63: protein MLRSCCFRCLGWRNTDGLMWHLDLKPHASGDFSIAVVQANSSLEDQSQVFTSPSATYVGVYDGHGGPEASRFVNRHLFPYLHKFASEQGGLSADVIKKAFNATEEDFTRLVKRSLPLKPQIASVGSCCLVGAISDGELYVANLGDSRAVLGRRGFDGEHNSVVAERLSTDHNVSCENVRREVEASHPDDSSIVVYYRGVWRIKGIIQVSRSIGDIYLKKPEFHRDPIFQQCGTLVPMKRPLLTAVPSILTRKLKPQDLFLIFASDGLWEHLTDDAAVQLVSKYPRTGIARRLVAAAIGEAAKKREMRYKDIKKIEKGVRRYFHDDITVIVIYLDNHKPSNSKNKRSTIDCTTAPVDIFSYNSDEAKESSGDKFISSEEAPLSITY, encoded by the exons ATGTTGCGATCCTGCTGTTTCCGGTGTTTGGGGTGGCGAAACACCGATGGTTTGATGTGGCATCTGGACCTGAAGCCGCACGCCTCTGGCGACTTCTCGATTGCCGTGGTGCAGGCGAATTCGAGTCTGGAGGATCAGAGCCAGGTGTTTACGTCGCCGTCCGCCACCTACGTCGGAGTCTACGATGGCCATGGTGGGCCGGAGGCTTCCCGCTTCGTCAATCGCCACCTCTTCCCTTATCTCCACA AATTTGCCTCGGAGCAAGGGGGATTGTCAGCAGATGTAATAAAGAAGGCTTTTAACGCAACCGAGGAAGATTTTACTCGCTTAGTTAAGCGATCATTGCCACTCAAGCCGCAGATTGCTTCGGTGGGATCTTGTTGCCTTGTTGGTGCCATTTCAGATGGTGAATTATATGTTGCAAACTTGGGAGATTCAAGAGCTGTTCTTGGTAGGAGGGGATTCGATGGAGAGCATAATTCGGTTGTTGCAGAACGATTGTCGACCGATCATAATGTGTCTTGTGAGAATGTGAGAAGAGAGGTCGAAGCTTCTCATCCCGATGATTCATCTATTGTTGTTTATTACCGAGGAGTTTGGAGAATCAAGGGTATAATTCAG GTGTCGAGATCTATTGGCGACATTTATTTGAAGAAACCGGAGTTTCACAGAGATCCAATTTTCCAACAATGTGGAACTCTTGTTCCCATGAAACGACCACTGTTGACTGCTGTACCTTCCATCTTGACGAGGAAGCTCAAACCACAAGATTTGTTCTTAATATTCGCCTCCGATGGTCTCTGGGAACATCTCACTGACGACGCGGCAGTTCAGTTAGTATCAAAATACCCAAGAACG GGCATCGCGAGAAGATTAGTGGCAGCTGCTATTGGAGAAGCCGCTAAGAAGAGAGAAATGAGATACAAAGATATCaagaaaatcgagaaagggGTCCGAAGGTATTTTCATGATGACATAACCGTTATCGTTATTTATCTCGATAATCACAAACCGTCCAATTCCAAGAACAAACGTAGTACCATCGACTGCACCACTGCCCCTGTCGATATCTTTTCTTACAATTCAGACGAAGCCAAGGAAAGTTCCGGTGACAAGTTTATTTCCAGCGAGGAGGCGCCATTGAGCATAACATATTGA